In Corvus moneduloides isolate bCorMon1 chromosome 3, bCorMon1.pri, whole genome shotgun sequence, one DNA window encodes the following:
- the B3GNT2 gene encoding N-acetyllactosaminide beta-1,3-N-acetylglucosaminyltransferase 2, with the protein MSVGRRRLKLLGILMMVNIFIYVIVEVSKSGSQDKNAKGRVVIPRSKFWRKYTPHKAYWNKQQQKLELLYNPILSLLSNMTVEENLVSNLSALSSCDPDPLVRSEVSDFANLPDRFKDFLLYLRCRNYSLLMDQPNKCEQKPFLLLAIKSLIPHFDRRQAIRESWGKEIKSGDVTVRRVFLLGQTPPEDNFPDLSHMIKFESDTHRDILLWNYRDTFFNLTLKEVLFLKWVSSSCANVQFIFKGDDDVFVNTNQILDYLKSLSKEKAKDLFIGDVIKDAGPHREKKLKYYIPESVYEGSYPPYAGGGGFLYSGDLALRLNNASDQVLLYPIDDVYTGMCLQKLGLAPEKHKGFKTFDIEEKYRNNICSYTNLMLVHSRKPQEMIKIWTRLQDPHLNC; encoded by the coding sequence ATGAGTGTTGGACGCAGAAGATTAAAGCTGCTGGGAATTCTGATGATggtaaacatttttatttatgtgatTGTGGAAGTCTCAAAGAGTGGCAGTCAAGACAAGAATGCAAAAGGCCGTGTTGTTATACCACGTAGCAAGTTCTGGAGGAAATACACTCCTCACAAAGCTTATTGGaacaaacagcaacagaagCTTGAGCTGCTGTACAACCCTATCCTGTCCTTGCTTTCCAATATGACTGTGGAAGAGAACTTAGTTTCTAACCTGAGTGCTCTCAGCTCCTGTGACCCTGACCCCTTGGTGCGTTCAGAGGTTAGTGACTTTGCAAACTTGCCGGACAGATTCAAAGACTTCCTCCTCTATTTGAGATGTAGAAATTACTCATTGCTAATGGATCAGCCAAACAAGTGTGAACAGAaacctttcctgctgctggctaTTAAGTCACTTATACCCCATTTTGATAGAAGACAAGCAATTAGGGAATCCTGGggcaaggaaataaaatcagggGATGTGACAGTCAGAAGGGTCTTCTTACTTGGCCAGACTCCACCAGAGGATAATTTTCCTGACCTTTCACACATGATTAAATTTGAGAGTGACACCCACCGAGACATTCTCCTCTGGAACTACAGAGACACTTTCTTCAATCTGACTCTGAAAGAGGTGCTGTTTCTGAAGTgggtcagcagcagctgtgcaaacgtccagtttatttttaagggtGATGATGATGTTTTTGTGAATACCAATCAGATCCTGGATTACTTGAAGAGCTTATcaaaggaaaaagccaaagaCTTATTTATAGGCGACGTGATCAAAGATGCTGGAcctcacagagagaaaaaattgaaGTACTACATCCCAGAAAGTGTTTATGAAGGTTCGTATCCCCCGTACGCAGGAGGCGGTGGGTTCCTGTACTCTGGTGATCTGGCACTAAGACTGAATAATGCATCTGACCAGGTACTCCTCTACCCTATTGATGATGTTTATACTGGAATGTGCCTTCAGAAGCTTGGGCTTGCTCCGGAAAAACACAAAGGCTTCAAAACGTTTGATATcgaagagaaatacagaaataacatCTGTTCCTACACAAACTTAATGTTAGTGCATAGTAGAAAACCTCAAGAAATGATTAAGATTTGGACACGCTTGCAAGATCCACACTTAAATTGTTAA